The Acidobacteriaceae bacterium nucleotide sequence GCTCGGCGTCGACCCGAAGCGCTGCCTCGTCTTCGAAGACGCGCAGCCGGGTATCGAGTCCGCCAAAGCCGCCGGAATGCAGTGGGTACGCGTTCCGCTACCCAGCGAACGCCTTGCCGCAGCAGAAGCTGCAGCGCGCTAAAGAAACGGATTCACAATACGTAACCCATCGAAGACCTGCCCATGCTGCAGGTCTTCGGTGTATAGAACATCCGCTCCGCCAGCGATGGCCGCTTCAATGATCAACGCATCGTAGAAGCTGATGCGATTGGCAAAGTGCCGCCGGACCGCTGCAAGAATCAGGGTTGCCGTTGTCTCAACGGAAGGGATCCTCGACAGCTGCCGTAACAGTTGAAGGATGACTTCTTCTGAAAGCTGACCACGTAGCCGCCGCGTACAAACGTTCGCAAACTCTTTCAGAACCTGCGGCGAGACAATGCACTCACCATCAGCACTCAAACTCTGAGCAAGGTCACGAGCAATGGAATGCTTTCGCGGATCAGCAAAGTCCGCGAAAGCATCGATCACGATATTCGCGTCGAGGAAGGCCGTCATCCGCGGGCGTTGCGTTCCTCGCGTGAAGGCATTCCGCCTTCCAGATAAGCCGGGTTTGCGTCCGAGATTTCAATCATTCTGCGAACAGCATCGAACTGTTCTGACCGCCCGCTTTTTTCGCGAGAGCCCAGTTCTTCCAGCTTCCGCAACAACTGCGATTCGACATCCGTCCCAGCGCTCTTCGCGGCGGCCTCTGCGCGAGCCAGCAGATCCGCATCCACCTGTAGCGTCAACGTAGCCATCAGAAGCCTCCTGCGAGACAGCATACACCGCGCCCTTCCCACAAACGCGACAAAGGGCCCGAGCCTCCGCGCTCGCGCCCTTTGTCTTCCAGCCGAGCCCGCGATCTCTCGCTGACTCTGTTCGCCTGCCCGTTTCTCCGGAGAGAAATCTAGAGCGACGACATGTTGTGCAGGAACTCCTGGTTGTTCCGGGTCTTGCCCAGCTTGTCGGAAAGCAGTTCCATCGCTTCGACAGCCGAAAGAGGATTCAGCACCTTGCGCAGAATCCACGTACGCTGCAGGTCTTCCTTCGGAATCAGCAGCTCTTCCTTACGCGTGCCCGAGCGCTGGATGTCGATCGCCGGGAACACACGCTTGTCGACAAGCTTGCGGTCCAGAATAACTTCCATGTTGCCCGTGCCCTTGAACTCTTCGAAGATCACTTCGTCCATGCGCGAGCCGGTATCCACCAGCGCCGACGCAATGATCGTGAGCGAGCCGCCCTCTTCAATGTTGCGGGCCGCGCCGAAGAAGCGCTTGGGGCGCTGCAACGCGTTCGAATCCACACCGCCGGAGAGCACCTTGCCCGACGGAGGAACAATCGTGTTGTACGCACGCGCCAGACGCGTGATCGAGTCCAGCAGGATGACCACGTCGCGCTTGTGCTCGACCAGGCGCTTGGCCTTTTCGATCACCATCTCCGCAACCTGTACGTGACGTGCCGCCGGTTCATCGAAGGTCGAGGAGATGACCTCACCCTTCACCGAACGCTGCATGTCCGTCACTTCTTCCGGGCGCTCGTCGATGAGCAGCACGATCAGCGTGACTTCAGGATGGTTCGCCGTGATGGAGTTCGCGATCGACTGCATCAGCACCGTCTTACCGGTACGCGGCGGAGCAACAATCAGACCACGCTGCCCCTTGCCGATCGGGCAAAGCAGGTCGGTGACACGGCCCGAGATGTTCTCGCGCACGGTCTCCATCTTGATGCGTTCCTGCGGGTAGAGCGGCGTCAGGTTGTCGAACAGAATTTTGTTGCGGGTCTCTTCGGGCGACTCGAAGTTGATCGCCTCAATCTTGACCAGCGCAAAGTACTTTTCGCCCTCATGCGGGCTGCGGACGTTGCCGCTGATCGTATCGCCGGTCTTCAGATCGAACTTGCGGATCTGGCTGGGCGAAACGTAGATGTCGTCGGGGCCGGGCAGGTAGTTGTAATCCGGCGAGCGCAGGAAGCCATAGCCGTCGGGCAGAATCTCCAGCACGCCTTCGGCGAAGATGTGGCCTTCCTTCTCGCTCTGCGCCTGCAGAATCTTGAAGATCAGGTCCTGCTTACGGAGTCCGCTGGCGCCGGGAATGTCCAGGCCACGCGCAAGTTTGCCTAGTTCGGCAATGCTTTTTTCTTTCAACTCTGAAATTGTCATCGGTTCTCGTTACTTCTATCGGAATTTTGCAGATGGGACTTGAGACAGGCGGGAAACGCGATACAGCGAAGTTGCGTCTTCGGGTACAGCAGAAACCGCGCAGAAGGCGGTCCGGTGTTGCAGGGGATGATGCAGAAACAACGTCAGACTGCGGGAGTGTTGCACACAGCGTAGCAGAAGGCACGCCGGTGGAAATTAGTTTTTTTGAGCTTCGCTTCCCTCCGCTGGAACAGGGAGGAGCGGCGGGAAGCGACTCAAAAGGGGAAACTTAGGCTACCGAAGTAAGCTCAGCGACCTCGACCTGCGTGTTCATCGGAACGGTGTCTTTGAAACGATCCAGAACTTCGTTGGTCGTGTCCTGCAGACGGGTATTGGGCTTGTGCAGCTTGCGGGTTGCCTTCGAAGCCAGTTGGCAAAGCTTGTAACGGTTCTGAACGTGCGTCATCGCACCAAAGATCAAATCGGAACGCATGGAAATGCTCCTTCATTGGGATTTTCGGACTTTGTCTGGTCAATCACCCACTGCGATCCCGCAGCAAAGTGTCACTCCTGACGTCCGTTTGCGCGAGTAGAGGGTAGTGCCGGGCTAAATGGTCAGCGCCGCTCGCTTACGGCTGACCAGCCCTTTTTGAGTCCTGAACCATTAGACGCACGCTCTGGCCGTTGAGGTGCACCTAATCGGGCCTTAACCGCTAAACAACACAAAACACAAAAGAAACTCTGCGGTTTGTACCGTGGATTCGAAGCAATTTAGCTGCTTTGGGGAGGAATCCGGCAGCGCACGACTGCCTCGCGGAACGTCTTGCATCGGGCAAACTCCAAGGCCAAGCTGGAGTCCTGCAATCCCCGATCCATATGCACCATATCGTGTGAAATCCTGGGGGTCAATAACTATTTTAGACAGTTTTGAAACGTTTTACAGGAATCGAACGGTGGGAACGTTTTCTGATATCAAACCCCAACGAGGATTCTTTCCATGCCCACATCGGCACCTACGTCCCCCTATCGTGATCACCCCACTGCGGCGGAGTTGCAACGTGCCCTGCGTGAGGCTCCTGTGCTCGCCCGGGACGAAACCGCCTCGGCACACTTTCTTGGCCTGCCTGTGGTCTGGCGAACGCGATTCTTCGACGCGATCGAGTGCGGCCGGGGACCGATCAAGCAGCTGAGCTTCACCCAGCGCGGCCTCCACAGTCATGCTCGCTCGGATAATCCGATCTACTGCTTTCTTGACCTCACTCAGGATGATGGCTTCCGTGAGCTTCGGCGCGGACGCCGGGTGGACCTCTATGGACGGATCGCCAGTATCGACGTCACGCTGGGAACGACGCTGGAGCTTGATCGCTACGTTGTCCTGCAAGAGACGCTGCTCGACCGCTGGGTGGAGAAAATGGACAGCAGAGGCTGAGCATGGGGCTCAGGCCCAGTAGCTGCGGTCGAGGGTGCGGTACTGGATGGCCTCGGCGATGTGTTTGACGGCGATGCTGGGAACCCCGTCGAGGTCGGCGATGGTGCGGGCGACCTTGAGGATGCGGTCGTGGGCGCGGGCGCTAAGCCCCTGCTGCTGCATGGCGCGCTCCAGCATTCGCTCGGCATCGCTTTCCAGCTCGCAGTGCGTCCGGATTTCTCCGGTCGACATCTGCGAGTTGGAGAAGACTTTGCGGGCTTTCGGGTTGGCACTTCTCTGCCCCAGACCGAAGCGTTCGTGCTGACGCTCGCGGGCGGCGAGGACGCGGGCACGGATTTCGGTCGAGCCTTCAGCAGCCTGCCCACCACGAAGCTCCTTGTACTGCACGGCCGGAACCTCAATATGGATGTCAATGCGGTCGAGCAGCGGGCCGCTGACTTTGCTGACGTAACGCTGGATCATGGGTGGCGAGCACATGCACTGGCGTCCCTTGTCGTTGAAGTAGCCGCAGGGGCAGGGGTTCATGGCAGCGGCCATCATGAAGCGCGCCGGAAAGGTGAGGCTCATGGCGGCGCGGGCGATGGTGACGTTGCCGTCTTCGAGCGGCTGGCGGAGAACCTCCAGCACGTTGCGGGGGAACTCCGGGAGCTCGTCGAGGAAGAGGACACCGTTGTGCGCGAGGGAGACTTCGCCGGGACGCGGGTTCATGCCGCCGCCGATGAGACCGGCGTCCGAGATGGTGTGGTGCGGGGAGCGGAAGGGGCGATGCGTGACGAGGCCGTCGTCGCGGTTCAGAACGCCGGCGACGGAGTGAATCTTGGTGGTCTCGAGAGCTTCTTCAAAACGCAGCGGCGCGAGGATCGAGGGCAGGCGCTTGGCGAGCATGGTTTTGCCGGAGCCGGGCGGGCCGATCATCAGGATATTGTGGCCGCCAGCAGCGGCGACTTCGAGGGCACGCTTGGCGACGTGCTGGCCGCGCACGTCCTTGAAGTCAGGTACGCCTTCTTCAGCGTGAGCGAGCATGGAACGCGAGTCCACCTGAAGAGGCTGCGCGGTGGTCGAGAGGTTTCCCTGGGCGAGATGGTTGAGCAGTTCGCGGACTTCGAGCAGCGAGCGCACGGGCCAGACGTTGACGCCTTCGACGACGGCGGCCTCGCGAGCATTGGCTGCGGGGAGGATGAGGTTTTTGACGCCCGCGGCGCGAACGGCCATCGCGACCGGCAGCATTCCCTGCACGGCACGCACGGCTCCATCGAGACCGAGTTCTCCGACAAGGACGAAGTCGCTGAGTTCGGTGGCAGAAAGCGCGCCGTAGGCTCCGAGGATGCCGACGGCGATGGGGAGATCGAAGCCCGAGCCTTCCTTTTTAAGGTCCGCAGGGGCGAGGTTGATGGTGGTCTTTGTGGCGGGGAGTTCAAAGCCGGAGTTCTTGATCGCGGCCTTGACGCGGTCGCGACTCTCGCGGACGGCGGCGTCGGGGAGACCGACTACGGCGAAGATGTCTTTGTCGAGCTTGATGCCGAGGTAGTCGATTTCGACGTCGATGAGATGCGCGTCGATTCCATAGACCGCTGCGCTTCGGGTCTTGAACAACATTGCCACCGCCTGGTGTTGCCATTGAGGCCGTAAAGTTTGGCCAGTCTAGCATCATCCGTTGGCGGCTGAACACAGCCCGGGGATTTCTTCTTCGCCACAAAGACGCGGGGGGATTCCGGGCCATCGGAGGCAAGGACAAAGAACCAGAGCGTCCGTAACAGCAACCTGAAAACAGTCTGTACAGGAAACGGATCCAGGCACGTTTTGCGATGAGTTCTGTCAGGTGGCTATTTGCTCTTATAGAGAGCGTAGCCACCAACAGGAGTTGTCCGAAGCTACTTCCGTTCCTGCCCTGCACTTCGAAGCGAAGTGCTAATACCGGCTTCCGATTGCTGAAGCGGATAGGGCAAGCGTCGGTGAGGAAGGGTTAGAAGACTTTTCACCCAGCCACTTACAACTACCTTTAGAGAAGGTCGCGGGGCTGGTGGCCGCTGCTTGCCGTGGGTTCTTTCAATCTGAGCCAGGAGATTCTCAAGAGAAGGCTTCAACTGGTCGCCTAACTCTTTGGGCAGGTAGCTCTGTAGAAACGTGAGCATGTGGACACAGGCTTTCTCCCAAGCCTCGCCCTGGTTATGGCCTGCGTTCGTCGAATGAATGCGGTAGTACCCCAGCGGCCTGTTTTGAAACTTGACCCTGCCTGAAGCGCTTTCGAGCATCGCCCAGCACCAATCTGTTGCCAGATCGCCAGCCTTGGGAATCGGCGGCGCCGCAAGCAGTACGCGGCGAGCGAGCAAGGAGAAACTGATGGTATAAACGCAACCCTGCTTGAAGTAAGCGAAGCTCTCCGGGAAATCAAGAGAACGCTTTGGCCCACCCGTACCGCGAACTCGCAACGGCTTCAGATTTGCATCCGTCTCATAGCAGGCACCCGCAATGATGGACACATTACTCTCACCTTCAAGCTGCTTATGCATGGTCTCCAGGAACTCTGGATGCATTGCATCGTCAGAAGAAAGAAAGCAGACATAATCGCTGGTGGCCTGTTCGAGCAAGAATCGATAGTGGCCACCCAAGGTTGTACGCTCTGGGGGCCGCGTAATTTTGACGCGCGGAAAGCCTCGATATTCTTCGATAATTTCGAAGCTTCGATCTGGAGACTGGTCATCCGAGATAATGATTTCGTCAGCAGGAACGGTCTGTGCGAGAACTGATTCAATTGTCGTCCGGATGAATTTCTCCGAGCGATAGCAGGGAATGCAAATTGAAATGGTGGGCGGCATCCGCTCTATACATTCTCCGTTTTTTTCTTGAAGTATTCGCACCCGACACCAGTATTCTTTGGCGTATATCCGTTTCACGGCCGCTGCACTTCGGACTTAGCAGTCTTGATAGAGCTAATGATACGACAGCGTACACGATCTCAGAGTAGCCTACCAGTCCGAGGTGGGCTGAGTTGAAGCCTGAGCATCTTTATCAAACAGCAAGGCGTCCAAGATTCCATATTGCGATATTAGGAGTTCGCGCAAACATGCACGCACGTTGGCATAGCACTCTTCTCTGCACGCTTCTGGTCGTTCCCACTATCACCTTTGCCGCGACTCCGGCTGCGGCTTCCAAACAGGAGAAGAAAGATCAGTCCTCTGCGACAGCGCTGCCGCCGCCAGAGACGCAAGAGCAGAAGCTGGAACGGGCCTGGCAGTTGATCCGCGACAACGTGAAGGAAGAGAAGCATCTGGAGGCACAGACGCAGGCGCTCTCCGCACTTGCCGACCTGGGGGCAGATCCGAAGGCTAATGCGCTGATCGCAGAAGCGATGAAAGACCCGGATCTCGATGTACGGTCGGCGGCGATCGTCGCGGCGGGCAAGACGAAGAGCCGGGCGCTGGTGGCTCCGGTGGAGAAACTGCTGGATGACCCGGAACCACAGGTGGCCTACACGGCTGCAACGGTGCTTTGGAAAGAGTTCAATGACCATAGCGGCGAAGACATTCTGGACTCGATTGTTTCGGGTGGACGCAAGGCTGGCCCGACGCTGATGCATGGAGCAGAGCACCAGATGTCGCGCACACTGCACAGCCCTTCCGCACTGGCGCAGCTTGGTGTGACGCAGGGTGCGGGATTTCTGCTGGGGCCGTTCGGCTTCTCGATCACGGCGATTCAGTACATGCGCAAGAACGGGTCGGATGAAGCTCGCGTGCAGTCGCTGATGCTGCTGGCGGATGAGAAGACCCAGGGCGTGCGCGATGATCTGATGGATGCGCTGACGGACAAGGACCCGGGGATGCGTGCGACAGGCGCTCGTATGCTGGGCAACTATCGCGACAAGCGGTATGCAACGGCGATCGGTCCGCTGATTGACGACGACAAGCTGCCTGTTCGGTTGACTGCTTCGGCGGCTTACATCAAGTCGCTGGGTGGTGGAGTGCCAGTGCATTCGCATCTGCGTCACAAGTAACCCACAACGATGGTGGCGCTCGCGGCCTACAATAAGCCGCGAGCGCCTTTTCTTTTGGGTGCTTCCCTTTTGGCACAAACCTGATGCAGACAAGCCTCTTCGAACTTTTCAAAATTGGTATCGGTCCTTCGTCCTCCCACACGGTGGGTCCGATGCGCGCGGCGGTGCGCTTTGGGCGCGAGCTTGAAGCAGAGCATCTGCTGGAGAGCGTGGCGAAGGTTTCAGCCGATCTTTATGGCTCGCTCGCGTTGACGGGAGTTGGCCATGCGACGGACCGCGCGGTGTTGCTCGGGTTGCTGGGCGAATCGCCGGATACGGTTCCTCTGGACAGCATCGACGCGATGCTGGCGCGGGTGCGCGAAGAGCGTCGCCTGCTGCTGATGGGGCGGCACGATGTGGCGTTTGCTCCGGCGGAGGATTTGCTGCTGCACCGCGACCAGATGTATCCCAACCCAGACGAACCTGCGCACCCGAACGGGATGCGCTTCCGCGCCTTCGATGCAGCGGGTGCGTTGTTGCGGGAGGAGATTTTTTACTCGATCGGCGGTGGCTTCATCTTGTCGGCCGAGGAGTTTGCGAACCAGTCGTCGAAGGCCGAGCGGGATGTGCCGTATCCGTTCTCTTCTGCTGCCGAGTTGCTACGCGTGGCTGCGGCCAACAAGCTGACGATTGCAGAGCTGGTCCATGCGAATGAGGTGGCGCTGCTCTCTGACCCGAGCATCACGCGCCGGGTGGATCGTATTGTTTCGCCGGAGCGGCCAGGCAACGAGGGTGCGCCGGACATTCATGTGCTGACGCCGAGTGAACAGATCAATGCCGCGGTGCTGACGCTGTGGCAGGCGATGGCGGATTCGATTGAACGCGGCGTTCGCACGGAAGGCATTCTGCCGGGCGGATTGAACGTTCGGCGGCGAGCGCCGGGGCTGGCTGCGCGGCTGGCTCGCATGGAGAGCGAAGGCAAAGTACGTGATCCGCTGGCCCCGCTGGACTCTGTGACGCTGGTGGCGATGGCGGTGAACGAAGAGAACGCTGCGGGTGGTCGCGTGGTGACGGCTCCGACGAACGGAGCGGCAGGTGTGATCCCGGCGATTGCGCACTACTATCTGCACCATGCGAGCGAAGGCCAGAGCGAAGAGGAAAAGCGCGCAGGGCTGCTGCGGTACTTCTTTACGGCGGCGGCGATTGGGATTCTCTACAAAGAGAATGCGTCGATCTCCGGCGCAGAGGTGGGCTGCCAGGGTGAGGTCGGTGTGGCGTGCTCGATGGCTGCGGGTGGACTGGTGGCAGCGCTTGGCGGCAACAATGCCGAGGTGGAGAACGCCGCAGAGATTGCGATGGAACATAACCTCGGCATGACGTGCGATCCGATTGGCGGGCTCGTGCAGATCCCGTGCATCGAACGCAATGGTATGGGCGCGGTGAAGTCAGTGAATGCGGCGCGGCTGGCGATGCATGATGCGGGGCCGCATAAACTTTCCCTCGATCAGGTGATCGATACGATGTATCGCACGGGCATGGATATGCAGTCGCGATACAAAGAGACGTCGCTTGCGGGGCTTGCGCTGAATATCATCGAGTGCTAACAAGGCACGCCCCTATAATCCAGCCATATGCCCAGTTCAGCAGCGCAACCAGCATTTGACCGCTCACGCTCCATGCGGCTTCTTCTTTTTGTTCTTGGTTCGTTGTTTACAGCGAATGTCGTGCAGTGGGCCATTTGCCGAGCGCTGCACCTGGGAAACCCTGGCAACATCCACCGCGATCTGACGAACCTGATCCATCTGCACCAGTGGACAGACTCCTGGCTGCCGATGATGAAGTCGCTGGACTACTTCCAGCAGTTCCCGCACAAGCCACTGTACTTTGCTCCGCTGTACGACACGCTGATTTACTCGCTGGTAAGCCTGCTGCCGATGGTGGCCCTGCGCAAGATCGGCGTTACCGACCCGACGATGCTGCATCTGCTTGCGCTTGGCAGTCTGCTCGCGATCGTGGGGATTGCCGTGTGCTGCCTCTGGATGGGGAAGCGGCTGCTTGAGCGCCGCGGCGAAACGCTGCGCTGGCCGGCGATGGTTGCGGTATGCCTCTCAGTGCTGTGCTGCTATCCGTTGCTCAAGGGATTCTCGCTGGGCAATGCGCAGACGTACCTATCGTTTGGCTTTGCGTTGCTGCTTGTGCTGTGGACGACGGGACACGAACGCGCGAGCGGCGTTACGGCCTGCGTGCTTACCTGCGTCAAGCCGCAGTATGTGCTCATCCTGATCTGGATGCTGGTGCGCAAACGCTGGAATGCTGCCATCGCGTTCCTCGTAACCGGCGCGGTGCTCTTCGCGATTGCGGTTGCGGTCTTCGGACTGCACAACAACCTCGACTATGTGAAGGTGCTTTCGTCGCTGAGCCACAAGGCACAGTCGCACTATGGCAACCAGTCAATGTTCGGCACGATCAATCGCATGATCTTCAACGGTGAGAATCTGGGCTATACGCCGTATGTGTATACGCCATACATCCCCTGGGTTTATCGGGTAACTGTCGCCACGGCGCTTGCGCTGCTGGGCGCTGCGTTGTTCTTTCCCTGGGGCAAGTTGAAAGGATCGACGGCGGACCTTGCAGCGATCGGGCTGGTTTCTGTTGCGTCCTCGCCGATGGCGTGGGAGCACCACTACGGCATCGTGGTGGGCATCTTTGCGTGGCTATGGTTTGCGTATGGCTCACAACAGGAGCGTCGCCCATGGCTGACAGGACTGGCTTCGTTCCTCATGCTGAATCAGCTTACGTCGATGAACTACCTGTGGCATCTTCGTGGATGGAACGTGCTGCAGAGCTACATCTACATCGGTGCACTGCTGCTGCTTGGCATCCTGATGACGCTTGCACGGCGAGTGACGAACGGACAGAGCGACGCGTTGCTCTAGCGCTTCGCACGTGTGCCGCAATGGCACTCGCAAAAAACTGTTGAGGCTCTTCCACTTTTTGCTTGACTCTGTCTCACGCAAACTCTATACCTTCGATAGTTGCTTCATCACAGATGAACGCGACGTCGGTGTTCACATCGACCATTGGGAGCGCAGGCAAACGCAACCAGGCAAAGCAATACCAAAAGGCAACACATTCAGGGAGCGCACATGATGCGCTCCCTGAAGTGTTTCTGGACAGTGTTCATGCGGGTTTGCGCGGATGCTGTGGAATGCGTTGGCATCTCGCAGCGAAGTTCTCGTATCTTCTTTCTATGACTCGCCGCCGCTTTATCGCAGACACCTTCACCGACACGACCGCAACCCTTACCGGCGAACAGGCACATCATCTTGCTCGCGTTCTGCGTGCGCAGGTGGGACAGCAATATGATGTTGTCGCCGACGGATTTCTGCATCGTGCGACGATCACGCAGGTGAGCGAAGAGGACGTGACGTTCGAACTCGGCGAACAGCTTGAGACAGATGCAGCGCTGCCGGTGCATCTGCTGCTTGCGGTGATCAAGTTCGATCATTACGAGTGGGGGATGGAGAAGCTGACGGAGCTTGGTGCGGCACGCATTACGCCTGTGCTGGCACGACGCACGGAGAAGCATCTGGCGCAGTCGGCGGCGAAGCGCGTGGAGCGATGGCGACGCATTGTGCTGGAGTCGGCGAAGCAGTCGCGCCGTTCTGATCTGGTGGAGATTGATGAACCAATGCCGCTTGCGCAGGCGATGAAGCTGGTGTCGGCGCCGCACAAGTTGTTGCTCGCAGAGACAGAGCAGGAGAACTCGCTGACTGCGGCGTTGCAGCATCCGCAGATGCAGGATGGGCCGAGTGCCGAGCACAATCATCAGCTTGCGTTTGCCGTGGGGCCGGAGGGTGGATGGACGCAGGAGGAGATGCAGCTCTTTGCGGCGAATGAGTGGAAGCCGATTACGCTGGGGCCGAGGATTCTGCGAGCAGAGACGGCGGCGATTGCGGCGATGAGTGTTTGCAATGCGTTGCTGTAGAGCGGATTGTTTGCGCCTCAGGGGCTGAAGCCCCTTCGCATTGCAGTGGTTCAATGGCACGGCTGAAGCCGTGCCCCTTCGTGTGCGTGGAGAGCTGTGAATATCGGCGC carries:
- a CDS encoding PIN domain-containing protein, with protein sequence MTAFLDANIVIDAFADFADPRKHSIARDLAQSLSADGECIVSPQVLKEFANVCTRRLRGQLSEEVILQLLRQLSRIPSVETTATLILAAVRRHFANRISFYDALIIEAAIAGGADVLYTEDLQHGQVFDGLRIVNPFL
- the rho gene encoding transcription termination factor Rho, coding for MTISELKEKSIAELGKLARGLDIPGASGLRKQDLIFKILQAQSEKEGHIFAEGVLEILPDGYGFLRSPDYNYLPGPDDIYVSPSQIRKFDLKTGDTISGNVRSPHEGEKYFALVKIEAINFESPEETRNKILFDNLTPLYPQERIKMETVRENISGRVTDLLCPIGKGQRGLIVAPPRTGKTVLMQSIANSITANHPEVTLIVLLIDERPEEVTDMQRSVKGEVISSTFDEPAARHVQVAEMVIEKAKRLVEHKRDVVILLDSITRLARAYNTIVPPSGKVLSGGVDSNALQRPKRFFGAARNIEEGGSLTIIASALVDTGSRMDEVIFEEFKGTGNMEVILDRKLVDKRVFPAIDIQRSGTRKEELLIPKEDLQRTWILRKVLNPLSAVEAMELLSDKLGKTRNNQEFLHNMSSL
- a CDS encoding DNA-directed RNA polymerase subunit omega gives rise to the protein MRSDLIFGAMTHVQNRYKLCQLASKATRKLHKPNTRLQDTTNEVLDRFKDTVPMNTQVEVAELTSVA
- a CDS encoding YifB family Mg chelatase-like AAA ATPase yields the protein MLFKTRSAAVYGIDAHLIDVEIDYLGIKLDKDIFAVVGLPDAAVRESRDRVKAAIKNSGFELPATKTTINLAPADLKKEGSGFDLPIAVGILGAYGALSATELSDFVLVGELGLDGAVRAVQGMLPVAMAVRAAGVKNLILPAANAREAAVVEGVNVWPVRSLLEVRELLNHLAQGNLSTTAQPLQVDSRSMLAHAEEGVPDFKDVRGQHVAKRALEVAAAGGHNILMIGPPGSGKTMLAKRLPSILAPLRFEEALETTKIHSVAGVLNRDDGLVTHRPFRSPHHTISDAGLIGGGMNPRPGEVSLAHNGVLFLDELPEFPRNVLEVLRQPLEDGNVTIARAAMSLTFPARFMMAAAMNPCPCGYFNDKGRQCMCSPPMIQRYVSKVSGPLLDRIDIHIEVPAVQYKELRGGQAAEGSTEIRARVLAARERQHERFGLGQRSANPKARKVFSNSQMSTGEIRTHCELESDAERMLERAMQQQGLSARAHDRILKVARTIADLDGVPSIAVKHIAEAIQYRTLDRSYWA
- a CDS encoding glycosyltransferase, giving the protein MPPTISICIPCYRSEKFIRTTIESVLAQTVPADEIIISDDQSPDRSFEIIEEYRGFPRVKITRPPERTTLGGHYRFLLEQATSDYVCFLSSDDAMHPEFLETMHKQLEGESNVSIIAGACYETDANLKPLRVRGTGGPKRSLDFPESFAYFKQGCVYTISFSLLARRVLLAAPPIPKAGDLATDWCWAMLESASGRVKFQNRPLGYYRIHSTNAGHNQGEAWEKACVHMLTFLQSYLPKELGDQLKPSLENLLAQIERTHGKQRPPAPRPSLKVVVSGWVKSLLTLPHRRLPYPLQQSEAGISTSLRSAGQERK
- a CDS encoding HEAT repeat domain-containing protein, with the translated sequence MHARWHSTLLCTLLVVPTITFAATPAAASKQEKKDQSSATALPPPETQEQKLERAWQLIRDNVKEEKHLEAQTQALSALADLGADPKANALIAEAMKDPDLDVRSAAIVAAGKTKSRALVAPVEKLLDDPEPQVAYTAATVLWKEFNDHSGEDILDSIVSGGRKAGPTLMHGAEHQMSRTLHSPSALAQLGVTQGAGFLLGPFGFSITAIQYMRKNGSDEARVQSLMLLADEKTQGVRDDLMDALTDKDPGMRATGARMLGNYRDKRYATAIGPLIDDDKLPVRLTASAAYIKSLGGGVPVHSHLRHK
- a CDS encoding L-serine ammonia-lyase; this encodes MQTSLFELFKIGIGPSSSHTVGPMRAAVRFGRELEAEHLLESVAKVSADLYGSLALTGVGHATDRAVLLGLLGESPDTVPLDSIDAMLARVREERRLLLMGRHDVAFAPAEDLLLHRDQMYPNPDEPAHPNGMRFRAFDAAGALLREEIFYSIGGGFILSAEEFANQSSKAERDVPYPFSSAAELLRVAAANKLTIAELVHANEVALLSDPSITRRVDRIVSPERPGNEGAPDIHVLTPSEQINAAVLTLWQAMADSIERGVRTEGILPGGLNVRRRAPGLAARLARMESEGKVRDPLAPLDSVTLVAMAVNEENAAGGRVVTAPTNGAAGVIPAIAHYYLHHASEGQSEEEKRAGLLRYFFTAAAIGILYKENASISGAEVGCQGEVGVACSMAAGGLVAALGGNNAEVENAAEIAMEHNLGMTCDPIGGLVQIPCIERNGMGAVKSVNAARLAMHDAGPHKLSLDQVIDTMYRTGMDMQSRYKETSLAGLALNIIEC
- a CDS encoding glycosyltransferase family 87 protein, which encodes MRLLLFVLGSLFTANVVQWAICRALHLGNPGNIHRDLTNLIHLHQWTDSWLPMMKSLDYFQQFPHKPLYFAPLYDTLIYSLVSLLPMVALRKIGVTDPTMLHLLALGSLLAIVGIAVCCLWMGKRLLERRGETLRWPAMVAVCLSVLCCYPLLKGFSLGNAQTYLSFGFALLLVLWTTGHERASGVTACVLTCVKPQYVLILIWMLVRKRWNAAIAFLVTGAVLFAIAVAVFGLHNNLDYVKVLSSLSHKAQSHYGNQSMFGTINRMIFNGENLGYTPYVYTPYIPWVYRVTVATALALLGAALFFPWGKLKGSTADLAAIGLVSVASSPMAWEHHYGIVVGIFAWLWFAYGSQQERRPWLTGLASFLMLNQLTSMNYLWHLRGWNVLQSYIYIGALLLLGILMTLARRVTNGQSDALL
- a CDS encoding 16S rRNA (uracil(1498)-N(3))-methyltransferase, which encodes MTRRRFIADTFTDTTATLTGEQAHHLARVLRAQVGQQYDVVADGFLHRATITQVSEEDVTFELGEQLETDAALPVHLLLAVIKFDHYEWGMEKLTELGAARITPVLARRTEKHLAQSAAKRVERWRRIVLESAKQSRRSDLVEIDEPMPLAQAMKLVSAPHKLLLAETEQENSLTAALQHPQMQDGPSAEHNHQLAFAVGPEGGWTQEEMQLFAANEWKPITLGPRILRAETAAIAAMSVCNALL